DNA sequence from the Agromyces aureus genome:
TACTGCGCGAGCGCCTCGGCCTCGGTGACGTAGTCGGCGTTGAACCCGAACGTCCACGGGTACTTCTCGGGCTGGTTCCAGCTGGTGGAGCCCGAGGCCACGAACAGGTCGGGCACCTCGTTCTGGTTGAGGTAGTCGAGCACCGACGTGTGCGTCGGCGTGCCGAGGCCGTTGAGGATCGCGAACACCTCGTCGTCCTGCACGAGCTCGCGCACGACCGTCTGCGTGTTCGCGGGGTTGTAGCCGTCGTCCTTCACGAGGTACTCGATCTCGCGGCCGTTCACACCGCCGTTCTCGTTCAGGTAGGCGAAGTAGGCCGTGGTCGCGGCCGAGATCGACGAGTATCCGGCCGCGGCCGGCCCGGTCAGCGGCTGGTGGGTGCCGATCGTCACGGTGTCGTCGGTGACGCCGGGCGCGGCTTCGGCGGGGTCGGCCCCGCTCGGGGTGCTGCACGCGCTCATCGCGACGAGCAGGGCGGATGCGGCCGCGATCGCGGCGGCGGTGCGCGTCGGTGCGCTGCGCGTCGCGGCGGCGGTGCGCTGCGGTGCTTGGGACATGGTGGTCACCTCTCTGTTGTGGTGGGGATGGGTTCTGCTGCGGAGCTGGTGCGAGGTTCGGGGGCGGGCGCGGGCGCGGAGTCGAGCTCGGGCACGTTGTCGGGCGCCGGCACGACGGCCGACGGCGTCGCGGAGGCGCCGCGTCGCGGCATCCGCTTCGGAAGCACCCCGCGAATGCCGCCCGGCCAGGCCGCCGTCACGACGATGAGCAGCACGCCGAACACGAGCACGGGCAGGTTGCCCGTGAGGCGCTGGGCGGCGTCGGCCGAGAGGTCGAGCGCGCCGGTCGCGGTCTGGATGACCCACGGCAGCATGACGATCACGATCGACCCGAGGAACGCGCCGAGCAGGCTGCCGAGTCCGCCGATCACGACGGCCACGACGAGCAGCAGCGAGAACGCGAGCGTGTAGGCGCCGGGGCTCACCGACTGGGTCACGAAGCAGAGCACCGCGCCGCCCGCACCGGCCGCGATCGAGCTCGCGGTGAAGGCGAGCACCTTCACGCGTCCGGCGCGCACGCCCTGCAGCCGGGCGGAGGTCTCGTCGTCGCGCACGGCGCGCATGCCCAGGCCGGCGGGCCCGTTGCGCAGCACCGCGAGCCAGGTCACGACTGCCGCGGCCACGAGGATCGCGACCCACGCCTGCCACTGCTCGACGGCGATGAGCGTGCGCAGCGCCTCGGGCACCCCGTCGTACGCGATCTGCACGCCCTGGTCGCCGCGGAACACGCCCGAGAACACCGAGGTGAACGCGGGCAGCGCGATCACGAGCACGAGCGTCACGCCCGAGAGGTACGGCCCCTTGAGGCGCGCGGCGGCGAGCCCGAGCAGCAGGCCCAGCAGGGCGGATGCCGCGACCGCCGCCGCGAGCGACACCACGAAACGCGGCACGCCGTCGACCCCTGCGTCGGTCAGCGCGTTCGAAGCGAGCGCGTAGCCGTACCCGCCGGCGGCCATGAGCGCGGCGTGCCCGAGCGAGAGCTGACCGGTGAGGCCGATCAGCAGCGTGAGCCCTGCGGTCGCGCAGAACGTCGCGGCGATGAGGGCGAACTGGTAGTTGCGGTACGGGTCGAGCAAGAACGTCGCGCCGATCGCGACGAGCGTGAGCACGAGCGCGGTGACGAGCAGGCGCGGGGTCGGGCGGCGTGCACCCGCACGGCCGTTCGCGCTCCCGCTCGCGCGGATGCTCGTGGTGAGCGGCCCGGCTGTGCGGGGCTCCTGGGCGTCGGCGCTCATGCGGTCCTCGCCTCGGTCGCGGCGAAGAGCCCGCCGGGGCGCACGAGCAGCACGGCCACGAGCAGCCCGAGCACCGCGATGGGGGCGACGGTCGCGCCGAGGTATCCGGTCACGAGGCTGATGAGCACCCCGACGACGAGTCCCCCGATGAGCGCGCCGGGCGGCGAGTCGAGCCCGCCGACCACGGCGACCGTGAACGCCGAGACGAAGAGCAGGTCGGCCGAGTGCGGGTTGAGGCCGAGCTCGGTCGGCACGAGCAGCAGCGCCGCGAGGGCGCCCACGGCCGACGCGAGCACCCATCCGGCCGTGACCATGCGGGCCACGCGCACGCCGAGCAGGCGCGACACCTCGGGCGCGAATGCCGAGGCGCGCAGCTGCAGGCCGAGCGAGGTGCGCGTGAAGAGCAGCGCGAGCACGCCCATGAGCCCGATCGCCACGACGAGCACGAACAGGTCGTACGGCGAGAGCACGGGCACCCCGCCGAGCACGATCGGCGTCTCGGGGAACGGCGCCTCCATCGGGCGCGCGTTCGGTCCGAACGCGATGCCGAGCAACGACTGCAGCACCATCACCACGCCGATCGCGATGATCACGCCCGAAAGGGGTGACGCATGCGTCGCGAAGCGCATCACCCCGCGCTCGACGATAAGGCCCATCAGGCCGCCCGCGACGAGGGCGCTCGCGAGGCCGATCCAGTACGAGCCGGTGAGTCCGGTGACGGCGAAGGCGACGTAGGTCGCGACGACGGCCATCGCCCCCTGGGCGAAGTTCACGACGCGCGCGGCGCGCCAGATGAGCACGAGGGCGAGGGCGAACAGCGCGAAGATCGCGCCGCGCGCGAGGCCGGTGGCGAGGAGGAAGAGGAGGCGGTCCATCAGAATCCCAGGTAGGCGTGGCGGAGGGCGGAGTCGGTGCGGAGGTCTTCGGCCGGACGATCGGCGACGACCTCGCCGAGGTTCAGCACGACGCCGTGGTCGGCGACGGCGAGGGCGCTCGTGACGTTCTGCTCGGCGAGCAGCACCGTGAGGCCGCGCTCGTCGCGCAGCGTGCGCAGCACGGCCATGATCTGGGCGACCACGCGGGGCGCGAGCCCGAGCGAGGGCTCGTCGAGCAGCAGCACGCGCGGCTCGGCGATGATCGCCCGGCCGAGCGCGAGCATCTGCCGCTCGCCGCCCGAGAGCTGGTGCCCGGCGGAGCGACGGCGGCGCGCGAGCGGCTCGAACATCTCGTAGACGCCGTCGACGGCCGCGGTGAGCCGCCGCCCGCGGAAGCGCTGCAGGCCACCGAGGCGCAGGTTCTCGTCGACGGTGAGCTCGGCCACGACGCTGCGTCCCTCGGGCACCTGCGCGAGTCCGGCGCGGGCGCGGTCCTCGACCGAGACGCCGGCCAGGTCGACGCCGTCGAACACGATGCGACCGGATGCCGCGGGCACGAGTCCCGACACGGTGCGGAGCAGCGTGGTCTTGCCCGCTCCGTTCGCTCCGAGCAGGGCGAGGATCGTGCCGGCCGGCACGCGCACGTCGACGCCGCGCAGCACGGGCGCGCCGCCGTAGCCGGCGGTCAGGCCGTCGAGGTGCAGCTCGGCGCCGGCGCGCTCCGCGACGCGGAGGGCGTCGCGCGCACTGCGAACGGCAGCTGCGGTGGCGTGCGGTTGCGCGCTCATGCGGCCGGCTCGATCCCGAGGTACGCCTCTTCGACGCGGGGGTCGGCACGCACCTCGTCGGGCGTGCCGCAAGCGATGACGCGTCCGAAGTCGAGCACGACGATGCGGTCGGCGACGCCCATCACGAAGTCCACGTGGTGTTCGACGAGCAGCACCGAGCATCCGGATGCCGCGACCGCGCGCACGACGTCGGCGAGCGCGTCGATGTCCTCTTCGCCGAGTCCGCCGGCCGGCTCGTCGAGCAGCAGCAGGGTCGGACCCGTCACGAGGGCGCGTGCGAGTGCGACGCGCTTGCGCTCGGGGTAGGGCAGGGCGGCGACCGGCCGTGACGCGAGGTGGGCGATGCCGAGCCGCTCGAGGCATCCGCTCGCCTGCGTCGTGGCGTCGGCGCGCGACGTACGACCGACCGCTCGACCGCTCGCACCCGATTCGAGTGGCACGAGCACGTTCTCGAGCACGCTCATCGAGTCGAAGAGGCCGAGGCCCTGGAGCGTGCGGGCGACGCGCCGGGTGACGAGCCCGGTCGGACGACTCGGCGCGGAGACGCCGTCGATGCGGATCTCGCCGGCGGCCCGCCGCACGAGACCGCACACGGCGTTGAACACCGTGGTCTTGCCCGCGCCGTTGGGGCCGATGAGGGCGACGACCTCGCCCGCGCCGACCTCGAACGAGACGTCGTCGAGCGCGGTGAGCCCGCCGAAGCGCACGGTCAGCTGGTCGACCCGCAATCGCGGTTCGGGAACGGATGCAGCGGCGGAGGTCTGCTCCGCGCCGCTCGGCGTGTGGTTCATCGGCACCTCTTCGTGTCGGTTGCAAGGTCACTGTACAACAGATACCGACCAGACGGTATGCCCGAGTTCCGCACTCGCGCGACGCGCCGCCCACCGCCGCCTCGACCTCCCGTGCGAGGGTGCGTGCGACGATCGGACGGTGAGCATCCACGTGAACGTCGACAACTTCGCCCGCGCCGAGACCGACCGCATGTTCCACGACCTGCAGCGAAATGCCGGCGGCGTCGGCCGGTTCCTGCACAATCGCGAGCCCGCGTCGGTCGAGGAGCAGGCCGTGATCCGCATGAACCGCGACACGCTCTACAGCTTCGCGGTGGTCGATGCCACGGCCGGCGCCACGCTGACGCTCCCCGAGCACGGCGATCGCTACCTCTCGGCGATGGTCGTCAACGAGGACCACTACATCGACGCCGTCTTCCACGATCCGGGCGAGTACGAGATCACCGCCGAGCGCTTCGGCACGCCGTACGTCGTGGTCGCCGTGCGCACGCTCGTCGACCCCGCCGACCCGGCCGACATCGCCGCGGTCGCCGCGATCCAGGACGCCATCTCACTCGCCACCGGCGCCGACGCGACCCCGTTCGAGTCCCCCGAGTACGACACCGCCTCGCTCGACGAGACCCGCGACGCACTGCTCGCCCTCGCCCGCAACCTCACGGGCTTCGACCGCACGTTCGGCGCGAAGCACGAGGTCGACCCGGTGCGTCACCTCATCGGCACCGCCGCGGGCTGGGGCGGCCTCCCGAGCAGCGAGGCGTCGTACCTCGGCGTCGACCCGCGACTGCCGGTCGGCACCTACGAACTCACGGTGGCGGATGTCCCGGTCGACGGCTTCTGGTCGATCTCGGTCTACAACGCGAAGGGGTTCTTCGAGCC
Encoded proteins:
- a CDS encoding branched-chain amino acid ABC transporter permease — translated: MSADAQEPRTAGPLTTSIRASGSANGRAGARRPTPRLLVTALVLTLVAIGATFLLDPYRNYQFALIAATFCATAGLTLLIGLTGQLSLGHAALMAAGGYGYALASNALTDAGVDGVPRFVVSLAAAVAASALLGLLLGLAAARLKGPYLSGVTLVLVIALPAFTSVFSGVFRGDQGVQIAYDGVPEALRTLIAVEQWQAWVAILVAAAVVTWLAVLRNGPAGLGMRAVRDDETSARLQGVRAGRVKVLAFTASSIAAGAGGAVLCFVTQSVSPGAYTLAFSLLLVVAVVIGGLGSLLGAFLGSIVIVMLPWVIQTATGALDLSADAAQRLTGNLPVLVFGVLLIVVTAAWPGGIRGVLPKRMPRRGASATPSAVVPAPDNVPELDSAPAPAPEPRTSSAAEPIPTTTER
- a CDS encoding branched-chain amino acid ABC transporter permease yields the protein MDRLLFLLATGLARGAIFALFALALVLIWRAARVVNFAQGAMAVVATYVAFAVTGLTGSYWIGLASALVAGGLMGLIVERGVMRFATHASPLSGVIIAIGVVMVLQSLLGIAFGPNARPMEAPFPETPIVLGGVPVLSPYDLFVLVVAIGLMGVLALLFTRTSLGLQLRASAFAPEVSRLLGVRVARMVTAGWVLASAVGALAALLLVPTELGLNPHSADLLFVSAFTVAVVGGLDSPPGALIGGLVVGVLISLVTGYLGATVAPIAVLGLLVAVLLVRPGGLFAATEARTA
- a CDS encoding ABC transporter ATP-binding protein; the encoded protein is MSAQPHATAAAVRSARDALRVAERAGAELHLDGLTAGYGGAPVLRGVDVRVPAGTILALLGANGAGKTTLLRTVSGLVPAASGRIVFDGVDLAGVSVEDRARAGLAQVPEGRSVVAELTVDENLRLGGLQRFRGRRLTAAVDGVYEMFEPLARRRRSAGHQLSGGERQMLALGRAIIAEPRVLLLDEPSLGLAPRVVAQIMAVLRTLRDERGLTVLLAEQNVTSALAVADHGVVLNLGEVVADRPAEDLRTDSALRHAYLGF
- a CDS encoding ABC transporter ATP-binding protein; its protein translation is MNHTPSGAEQTSAAASVPEPRLRVDQLTVRFGGLTALDDVSFEVGAGEVVALIGPNGAGKTTVFNAVCGLVRRAAGEIRIDGVSAPSRPTGLVTRRVARTLQGLGLFDSMSVLENVLVPLESGASGRAVGRTSRADATTQASGCLERLGIAHLASRPVAALPYPERKRVALARALVTGPTLLLLDEPAGGLGEEDIDALADVVRAVAASGCSVLLVEHHVDFVMGVADRIVVLDFGRVIACGTPDEVRADPRVEEAYLGIEPAA
- a CDS encoding DUF1214 domain-containing protein, with translation MSIHVNVDNFARAETDRMFHDLQRNAGGVGRFLHNREPASVEEQAVIRMNRDTLYSFAVVDATAGATLTLPEHGDRYLSAMVVNEDHYIDAVFHDPGEYEITAERFGTPYVVVAVRTLVDPADPADIAAVAAIQDAISLATGADATPFESPEYDTASLDETRDALLALARNLTGFDRTFGAKHEVDPVRHLIGTAAGWGGLPSSEASYLGVDPRLPVGTYELTVADVPVDGFWSISVYNAKGFFEPNERGAYTVNNITGVRNADGSTTVRFGDYPADVPNAIPITEGWNYLVRLYRPRAEIADGSWTFPTLNV